Part of the Streptomyces sp. NBC_01460 genome, CGGCTCTCCTGTCCGGTTCCTCCTTGGCCGATCGCGGTGCCGTACGTCAGGATCAAGGCCATGGACCTGCTGAACACGCTGGTGGACAAGGGGCTGCGGCGCGAACTGCCGACCCGTGACGAAGCGCTCGCCGTGCTGGCGACCTCCGACGACGAACTGCTCGACGTGGTGGCCGCGGCCGGAAAGGTGCGCCGCCAGTGGTTCGGCCGGCGCGTCAAGCTCAACTATCTGGTGAACCTGAAATCGGGGCTGTGTCCCGAGGACTGCTCGTACTGCTCGCAGCGTCTCGGTTCCAAGGCCGAGATCCTCAAGTACACCTGGCTGAAGCCGGACGAGGCGAAGAAGGCCGCCGCCGCGGGTGTGGCGGGCGGCGCGAAGCGGGTGTGCCTGGTGGCCAGCGGCCGCGGCCCGACCGACCGGGACGTCGACCGGGTGTCGCGGACGATCGAGGCCATCAAGGAGCAGCACGAGGGCGTCGAGGTGTGCGCGTGCCTCGGTCTGCTGTCGGAGGGCCAGGCCGACCGTCTGAGGTCCGCGGGCGCCGACGCGTACAACCACAACCTCAACACGTCGGAGGGGACGTACGGGGACATCACGACCACGCACACGTACGCCGACCGGGTGGACACCGTGCAGCAGGCCCAGGCCGCCGGCCTTTCGGCGTGCTCCGGTCTGATCGCGGGCATGGGCGAGACCGACGCGGACCTCGTGGACGTCGTCTTCTCGCTGCGGGATCTGGACCCCGACTCGGTACCGGTGAACTTCCTGATTCCCATGGAAGGGACCCCGCTGGCGAAGGACTGGCACCTCACGCCGCAGCGCTGCCTGCGCATCCTCGCGATGGTCAGGTTCGTGTGCCCGGACGTCGAGGTGCGTCTCGCGGGCGGCCGTGAGGTCCATCTGCGTTCGATGCAGCCGCTGGCCCTGAATCTGGTCAACTCCATCTTCCTGGGCGACTACCTGACCAGCGAGGGCCAGTCCGGGCAGACCGACCTCGACATGATCGCGGACGCCGGGTTCGAGGTGGAGGGAGCGGACACCACGACGCTCCCCCGGCACCGCGCGCCGGCGACCGGGGGCTGCGGGTCGCACGACGGCGGCTGCGCACCGTGCGGCGACACCGCGGAGGCGGCGCCGGAGCCTTCCGGAGCCTCGGCGGCGCGTACGGATCTGGTGGCTGTCCGCCGTCGCGGTGCCGGGACGGATCTCGCCCCCAATGCCTGATCCGCTCAGCCCCGCGGAACTGCGCGCCCTGGACCGGGCCCATGTCTGGCATCCTTACGGCCCCATGCCCGGCCGGCAGGAACCCCTGATCGTGGAGTCCGCGTCCGGGGTGCGCCTCCGGCTCGCCGAACCGGTGCACGGACAGCGCGAGTTGGTGGACGGGATGTCGTCCTGGTGGTCGGCTGTACACGGCTACAACCATCCGGTGCTCAACGAGGCCGCGCGCGGCCAGCTGGACCGGATGAGCCATGTGATGTTCGGCGGGCTCACGCACGAGCCGGCCGTCCGGCTGGCCACCCGGCTGGTGGAGATCACTCCGGAGCCGCTGCAACACGTCTTCCTCGCCGATTCGGGGTCGGTCTCCGTCGAGGTCGCGGTGAAGATGTGCCTGCAGTACTGGCGTTCGGCGGGACGGCCCGCCAAGCACCGGCTGCTGACCTGGCGCGGCGGGTACCACGGGGACACCTGGCAGCCGATGTCGGTGTGCGACCCCGAGGGCGGGATGCACGAGCTGTGGTCGGGGGCCCTCCCCCGGCAGATCTTCGCGGACGCGCCCCCGGACGGCTTCGACGCGGAGCCGGACGACGCGTACGCGGAGCATCTGCGCGAGCTGGTCGCCGCCCATGCCGACGAGCTCGCGGCGGTGATCGTGGAACCCGTGGTGCAGGGCGCGGGCGGGATGCGCTTCCACTCCCCCGCCTATCTGCGGGTGCTCCGCGAGGCCTGCGACGCGAACGACGTGCTGCTGGTCTTCGACGAGATCGCGACGGGATTCGGCCGGACCGGGCAGTTGTTCGCCGCCGGGCACGCCGGGGTGTCGCCGGACGTCATGTGTGTCGGCAAGGCGCTGACCGGCGGCTATCTGACGCTCGCGGCGACCCTCTGCACCACTCGGGTGGCGGAGGGCATTTCGAGCGGA contains:
- a CDS encoding adenosylmethionine--8-amino-7-oxononanoate transaminase, whose product is MPDPLSPAELRALDRAHVWHPYGPMPGRQEPLIVESASGVRLRLAEPVHGQRELVDGMSSWWSAVHGYNHPVLNEAARGQLDRMSHVMFGGLTHEPAVRLATRLVEITPEPLQHVFLADSGSVSVEVAVKMCLQYWRSAGRPAKHRLLTWRGGYHGDTWQPMSVCDPEGGMHELWSGALPRQIFADAPPDGFDAEPDDAYAEHLRELVAAHADELAAVIVEPVVQGAGGMRFHSPAYLRVLREACDANDVLLVFDEIATGFGRTGQLFAAGHAGVSPDVMCVGKALTGGYLTLAATLCTTRVAEGISSGDVPVLAHGPTFMGNPLASAVACASVDLLLGQDWELEVKRIGTGLRAGLAEAAGLPGVQDVRVLGAIGVVQLDHEVDMAAATRAAVREGVWLRPFRDLVYTMPPYVTGDDDVARICRAVCAAAREG
- the bioB gene encoding biotin synthase BioB is translated as MDLLNTLVDKGLRRELPTRDEALAVLATSDDELLDVVAAAGKVRRQWFGRRVKLNYLVNLKSGLCPEDCSYCSQRLGSKAEILKYTWLKPDEAKKAAAAGVAGGAKRVCLVASGRGPTDRDVDRVSRTIEAIKEQHEGVEVCACLGLLSEGQADRLRSAGADAYNHNLNTSEGTYGDITTTHTYADRVDTVQQAQAAGLSACSGLIAGMGETDADLVDVVFSLRDLDPDSVPVNFLIPMEGTPLAKDWHLTPQRCLRILAMVRFVCPDVEVRLAGGREVHLRSMQPLALNLVNSIFLGDYLTSEGQSGQTDLDMIADAGFEVEGADTTTLPRHRAPATGGCGSHDGGCAPCGDTAEAAPEPSGASAARTDLVAVRRRGAGTDLAPNA